One Fictibacillus halophilus genomic window, CTGTTAATGTAAAATTCATGGTTGCATCCCACCCTTTAATAAATTTACGCTGTTATTTGTATGCGCTTACATATTTATTATAGATATAAAGGCTGAATTTTTACAAGATTTAAAGAATTTTTAATTTAATATAAAGTAGAATAAGCAAGCAACAAATAGAATTTCGTAGAAAAAGCAAGTGCAAAATGAGTTTTTGGTGAGTTTGCATTGAAGTGGAATAATAAGTAAAATAAAAGAAATAAAAAAAGCTTGCCCAGAGTTGGGCAAACTTTCTATTCTAAAAAGTCTTTTAATCGTTTACTTCTACTTGGATGGCGGAGTTTACGGAGTGCTTTAGCTTCAATCTGACGAATACGTTCACGAGTTACGCCAAATACTTTACCAACTTCTTCAAGGGTGCGAGTTCGTCCGTCATCAAGTCCGAAACGCAGACGAAGAACATTTTCTTCTCGGTCAGTTAGGGTATCTAGAACATCTTCAAGCTGTTCTTTCAATAGTTCATAGGCAGCAGCTTCTGAAGGGGCTAATGCATCCTGATCTTCAATAAAATCACCAAGATGAGAATCGTCTTCCTCACCAATAGGTGTTTCTAAAGAGACTGGTTCTTGAGCAATCTTCAGGATTTCACGAACCTTCTCAGGCGTTAATTCCATTTCAGCACCGATTTCTTCAGGTGATGGTTCACGCCCAAGATCTTGAAGTAGCTGACGTTGAACACGAATCAGTTTATTAATCGTCTCAACCATATGAACGGGAATACGAATCGTACGAGCTTGGTCAGCAATAGCACGAGTGATCGCCTGACGAATCCACCAAGTCGCATACGTACTAAATTTAAATCCTTTATCATAGTCGAACTTTTCAACAGCTTTGATCAATCCCATGTTACCTTCTTGGATAAGATCAAGAAACAGCATTCCACGACCAACATAACGTTTTGCAATACTTACAACCAATCGTAAGTTAGCTTCTGCAAGACGGCGTTTAGCTTCTTCATCACCGTTC contains:
- the rpoD gene encoding RNA polymerase sigma factor RpoD, producing MAEKPNRQGTEGELTIDQVKEQLVEAGKKRGRLTYTEITSKLAPFEQDSDQMDEFYSYLEEQGVEVAEASEDAEDEEDPKFEMEKEEEEFDLNDLSVPPGVKINDPVRMYLKEIGRVDLLSADEEIELAKRIENGDEEAKRRLAEANLRLVVSIAKRYVGRGMLFLDLIQEGNMGLIKAVEKFDYDKGFKFSTYATWWIRQAITRAIADQARTIRIPVHMVETINKLIRVQRQLLQDLGREPSPEEIGAEMELTPEKVREILKIAQEPVSLETPIGEEDDSHLGDFIEDQDALAPSEAAAYELLKEQLEDVLDTLTDREENVLRLRFGLDDGRTRTLEEVGKVFGVTRERIRQIEAKALRKLRHPSRSKRLKDFLE